From the Mangifera indica cultivar Alphonso chromosome 10, CATAS_Mindica_2.1, whole genome shotgun sequence genome, one window contains:
- the LOC123227110 gene encoding probable serine/threonine-protein kinase PIX13 — protein sequence MGICWGSPANDPAASTTGQLSSAVGVSQTSQTASSGTSGASNVSRNSQFSASSGDDAFPNGQILPNPNLRIFSFAELKAATRNFKSDTVLGEGGFGKVFKGWLDEKTPGKTGSGTVVAVKKLNSESLQGYEEWQSEVNFLGRLSHPNLVKLLGYCWEEKELLLVYEFMQKGSLENHLFGRGSFVQPLPWDIRLKIAIAAAQGLVFLHTSEKQVIYRDFKASNILLDGSYTAKISDFGLAKMGPSASQSHVTTRVIGTYGYAAPEYVATGHLYVKSDVYGFGVVLVEILTGLRALDTNRPSRQHNLVDWIKPHLQEKRKLRNIVDSRLEGKYPSGAAYQIAQLALKCIESEPKNRPSMIEVLDALKKIEASNENPREPRRRSTRPVTQRRGQQSLPHRSPIHTRNSVNHSHQHQPRVR from the exons ATGGGCATTTGCTGGGGTTCTCCGGCTAATGATCCTGCTGCAAGCACCACTGGTCAGCTCAGTAGTGCAG TTGGGGTATCTCAGACCAGCCAGACGGCTTCTTCGGGCACTTCTGGGGCCAGCAATGTGTCAAGGAACAGCCAGTTCTCAGCATCTAGTGGCGATGATGCTTTCCCTAATGGGCAGATCTTGCCCAACCCAAACTTGAGAATCTTCAGTTTTGCAGAACTGAAGGCTGCCACCAGGAATTTCAAAAGTGATACGGTGCTTGGAGAGGGAGGATTTGGGAAAGTCTTCAAAGGTTGGCTCGATGAGAAAACGCCAGGGAAGACCGGAAGTGGAACTGTAGTCGctgtcaaaaaattgaattctgAGAGCTTGCAAGGATATGAAGAGTGGCAG TCAGAAGTAAATTTCCTGGGAAGGCTTTCCCACCCTAACCTTGTAAAGTTGTTGGGATACTGCTGGGAAGAAAAAGAGCTACTTCTTGTTTATGAATTCATGCAGAAGGGTAGCTtggaaaatcatttatttggaA GGGGCTCTTTTGTTCAGCCATTGCCATGGGATATAAGACTAAAGATTGCTATAGCAGCAGCTCAAGGCTTGGTTTTCCTGCATACCTCCGAGAAACAAGTTATTTACAGAGATTTCAAAGCTTCGAACATACTACTTGATGGG TCCTATACTGCCAAGATATCTGATTTTGGCTTAGCGAAAATGGGTCCTTCGGCTAGTCAGTCTCATGTAACGACGCGAGTTATTGGCACATATGGCTATGCTGCTCCAGAGTATGTTGCCACAG GGCACTTGTATGTAAAGAGTGATGTGTATGGTTTCGGAGTTGTACTGGTAGAGATTTTAACAGGCCTAAGGGCATTGGATACGAATCGTCCGAGTCGACAACACAATTTGGTTGATTGGATCAAACCACACTTACaggaaaaaagaaagttgaGGAACATAGTGGACTCAAGGCTGGAGGGAAAATACCCATCTGGAGCTGCATACCAAATTGCTCAGCTTGCCCTGAAATGTATCGAAAGTGAACCTAAAAATCGCCCTTCAATGATAGAAGTACTCGATGCACTAAAAAAGATCGAAGCATCTAATGAAAATCCACGAGAACCTAGACGTCGTTCTACTCGTCCTGTCACTCAGCGACGAGGCCAGCAGTCTTTGCCTCATCGATCACCAATTCACACAAGAAACAGTGTAAACCATAGCCATCAGCACCAGCCTCGCGTAAGATAA
- the LOC123226891 gene encoding uncharacterized protein LOC123226891 isoform X2, whose product MFVCAFNKTRERQRKEKNEMGKIVERKKKRKGRPSLLDLQKRTLREEQQQSSKPNNFTQKITSNYSSAAANPIRRSTRRNPNPSPERVVSDDEDDELGANRREKKLKLVLKLQKSDQNSNSNASDSDENAARNHKKRKINAIGGGSGSGDSEKREKSISGTNPTNNNQGALLESGPSTPLPDKKLLLFILDRLQKKDTYGVFSEPVDPKELPDYHEVIERPMDFSTVRKQLSDGAYANLEAFEKDVFLICSNAMQYNAPDTIYFRQARSIQELAMKNFENLRQDSDDNELETKVIRRGRPPNKWKKPPGRPPLERARWEFPSDATLATGAENTIRSNYDLRKQPLIADKSGFAESSGRFYSSCIDIHSGLLAENKFERNDEVAMSRGYSMKHGKKQFVPDENRRNTYLQFHPSAGGREQSVFTTFNINRKQLMAVGLYSEHGYSRSLARFAASLGPVAWQVASKKIERCLPAEIKFGPGWVGENDVTPLKPIILPSTPQSLPSSNYSEKHVPPTLAPLDSHLRKTDPASAINSSSLFVANRLSSSEPYTEKSEVVDGSNSHTGFNRLNSSVGTIDTRPPIQIHQSPSIHPGMNGLNGTCGFNLPAQMGKLIEAAKSGELSFQPSQMLDRVSRINTNFVHPTTPNKLNSEDPKLADSSKTINHGRSMPNSESHASITSTPGHHRPAWQGLSPHPKPDSGLSPQQKSDSVPPDLNVRFHSPGSPSSSRVDSKQPDLALQL is encoded by the exons ATGTTTGTTTGTGCATTTAACAAAACCAGAGAAagacagagaaaagaaaagaacgaaATGGGTAAGATAgttgagaggaagaagaagaggaagggAAGGCCTTCTCTTCTAGATCTTCAGAAACGTACTCTCAGGGAAGAGCAGCAACAGAGCAGCAAACCAAACAACTTTACCCAAAAAATTACATCGAATTACAGCTCTGCCGCTGCGAATCCAATTCGTCGATCCACGCGGAGGAACCCGAATCCATCTCCGGAGAGAGTCGTGTCCGACGATGAAGACGATGAATTGGGAGCTAATCGGCGCGAGAAGAAGCTGAAGCTCGTGCTCAAGTTGCAGAAGTCTGATCAGAATTCGAATTCTAACGCCTCCGATTCCGACGAAAACGCTGCACGTAATCACAAAAAGAGGAAGATCAATGCAATCGGAGGTGGATCTGGGAGTGGGGATTCTGAAAAG agAGAGAAGTCTATTTCTGGTACGAACCCAACAAATAACAATCAAG GGGCTTTGTTAGAATCTGGACCCTCAACGCCTTTACCTGATAAAAAGCTTTTACTGTTCATCCTTGATAGGCTTCAAAA GAAGGACACTTATGGCGTGTTTTCTGAGCCAGTGGACCCAAAAGAG CTTCCAGACTACCATGAAGTCATTGAGCGTCCCATGGATTTTTCAACTGTTAGAAAACAACTATCTGATGGAGCTTATGCCAACTTGGAAGCATTTGAG AAAGATGTTTTCTTGATATGTTCCAATGCAATGCAGTATAATGCACCAGATACCATATACTTTCGACAG GCACGATCCATACAAGAACTGGCAatgaagaattttgaaaatctaaggCAGGACAGTGATGATAATGAACTAGAAACTAAAGTAATAAGAAGAGGGAGACCACCAAACAAGTGGAAAAAGCCACCGGGGAGGCCCCCCTTGGAGCGTGCTCGTTGGGAGTTCCCCTCTGATGCTACTCTTGCTACTGGGGCAGAAAACACTATCAGGTCCAATTATGATTTAAGAAAACAACCTCTTATTGCAGACAAGTCTGGGTTTGCAGAATCATCTGGACGATTTTACAGTTCTTGCATTGACATTCACAGTGGTTTGTTGGCTGAGAACAAATTTGAGAGAAATGATGAAG TGGCAATGTCAAGGGGTTATTCCATGAAGCATGGTAAAAAACAATTTGTACCTGATGAGAACAGGCGCAACACATACTTGCAATTTCATCCATCAGCTGGTGGGCGGGAGCAATCTGTGTTCACTACTTTCAATATCAATAGGAAGCAGCTAATGGCT GTAGGGCTTTATTCGGAGCATGGTTATTCTAGAAGCCTTGCTCGTTTTGCTGCAAGCCTTGGACCTGTTGCTTGGCAAGTTGCTTCAAAAAAGATAGAAAGGTGTTTGCCTGCAGAGATTAAGTTCGGCCCTGGATGGGTTGGAGAAAATGATGTCACACCGCTGAAGCCCATAATACTTCCTTCAACTCCTCAGAGTCTGCCGTCTTCT AATTATTCAGAGAAGCATGTACCTCCAACACTCGCACCCTTGGATAGCCATTTAAGAAAGACTGACCCTGCATCTGCCATCAACTCTTCATCCCTCTTTGTTGCCAATCGATTGTCATCATCAGAGCCTTACACTGAAAAATCAGAAGTGGTTGATGGATCAAACTCCCATACTGGATTTAACAGACTGAACAGCAGTGTGGGAACAATCGATACAAGGCCTCCCATTCAGATTCATCAGAGCCCTTCAATTCATCCTGGAATGAATGGACTTAATGGCACATGTGGGTTTAACCTCCCAGCTCAGATGGGGAAACTAATTGAGGCTGCCAAGTCTGGTGAACTGAGTTTTCAGCCATCTCAGATGCTTGATAGGGTCTCTAGAATTAATACTAACTTTGTCCATCCAACGACTCCAAACAAGTTGAACTCAGAAGATCCCAAGTTAGCAGATAGTTCAAAGACAATAAATCATGGCAGATCAATGCCAAATTCAGAAAGCCATGCATCAATAACATCGACACCAGGGCATCATCGCCCAGCATGGCAGGGGCTATCACCTCATCCAAAACCAGATTCCGGTTTGTCACCACAACAAAAGTCAGATTCAGTCCCACCTGACCTAAATGTCAGGTTTCATTCTCCAGGATCCCCTAGTTCTAGCAGAGTAGATTCAAAGCAGCCAGATTTAGCATTGCAGCtgtga
- the LOC123226891 gene encoding uncharacterized protein LOC123226891 isoform X1 — translation MFVCAFNKTRERQRKEKNEMGKIVERKKKRKGRPSLLDLQKRTLREEQQQSSKPNNFTQKITSNYSSAAANPIRRSTRRNPNPSPERVVSDDEDDELGANRREKKLKLVLKLQKSDQNSNSNASDSDENAARNHKKRKINAIGGGSGSGDSEKREKSISGTNPTNNNQGALLESGPSTPLPDKKLLLFILDRLQKKDTYGVFSEPVDPKELPDYHEVIERPMDFSTVRKQLSDGAYANLEAFEKDVFLICSNAMQYNAPDTIYFRQARSIQELAMKNFENLRQDSDDNELETKVIRRGRPPNKWKKPPGRPPLERARWEFPSDATLATGAENTIRSNYDLRKQPLIADKSGFAESSGRFYSSCIDIHSGLLAENKFERNDEVAMSRGYSMKHGKKQFVPDENRRNTYLQFHPSAGGREQSVFTTFNINRKQLMAVGLYSEHGYSRSLARFAASLGPVAWQVASKKIERCLPAEIKFGPGWVGENDVTPLKPIILPSTPQSLPSSVRPFSIAENSCSATKPTMIESKGDKLTEKPEVQNYSEKHVPPTLAPLDSHLRKTDPASAINSSSLFVANRLSSSEPYTEKSEVVDGSNSHTGFNRLNSSVGTIDTRPPIQIHQSPSIHPGMNGLNGTCGFNLPAQMGKLIEAAKSGELSFQPSQMLDRVSRINTNFVHPTTPNKLNSEDPKLADSSKTINHGRSMPNSESHASITSTPGHHRPAWQGLSPHPKPDSGLSPQQKSDSVPPDLNVRFHSPGSPSSSRVDSKQPDLALQL, via the exons ATGTTTGTTTGTGCATTTAACAAAACCAGAGAAagacagagaaaagaaaagaacgaaATGGGTAAGATAgttgagaggaagaagaagaggaagggAAGGCCTTCTCTTCTAGATCTTCAGAAACGTACTCTCAGGGAAGAGCAGCAACAGAGCAGCAAACCAAACAACTTTACCCAAAAAATTACATCGAATTACAGCTCTGCCGCTGCGAATCCAATTCGTCGATCCACGCGGAGGAACCCGAATCCATCTCCGGAGAGAGTCGTGTCCGACGATGAAGACGATGAATTGGGAGCTAATCGGCGCGAGAAGAAGCTGAAGCTCGTGCTCAAGTTGCAGAAGTCTGATCAGAATTCGAATTCTAACGCCTCCGATTCCGACGAAAACGCTGCACGTAATCACAAAAAGAGGAAGATCAATGCAATCGGAGGTGGATCTGGGAGTGGGGATTCTGAAAAG agAGAGAAGTCTATTTCTGGTACGAACCCAACAAATAACAATCAAG GGGCTTTGTTAGAATCTGGACCCTCAACGCCTTTACCTGATAAAAAGCTTTTACTGTTCATCCTTGATAGGCTTCAAAA GAAGGACACTTATGGCGTGTTTTCTGAGCCAGTGGACCCAAAAGAG CTTCCAGACTACCATGAAGTCATTGAGCGTCCCATGGATTTTTCAACTGTTAGAAAACAACTATCTGATGGAGCTTATGCCAACTTGGAAGCATTTGAG AAAGATGTTTTCTTGATATGTTCCAATGCAATGCAGTATAATGCACCAGATACCATATACTTTCGACAG GCACGATCCATACAAGAACTGGCAatgaagaattttgaaaatctaaggCAGGACAGTGATGATAATGAACTAGAAACTAAAGTAATAAGAAGAGGGAGACCACCAAACAAGTGGAAAAAGCCACCGGGGAGGCCCCCCTTGGAGCGTGCTCGTTGGGAGTTCCCCTCTGATGCTACTCTTGCTACTGGGGCAGAAAACACTATCAGGTCCAATTATGATTTAAGAAAACAACCTCTTATTGCAGACAAGTCTGGGTTTGCAGAATCATCTGGACGATTTTACAGTTCTTGCATTGACATTCACAGTGGTTTGTTGGCTGAGAACAAATTTGAGAGAAATGATGAAG TGGCAATGTCAAGGGGTTATTCCATGAAGCATGGTAAAAAACAATTTGTACCTGATGAGAACAGGCGCAACACATACTTGCAATTTCATCCATCAGCTGGTGGGCGGGAGCAATCTGTGTTCACTACTTTCAATATCAATAGGAAGCAGCTAATGGCT GTAGGGCTTTATTCGGAGCATGGTTATTCTAGAAGCCTTGCTCGTTTTGCTGCAAGCCTTGGACCTGTTGCTTGGCAAGTTGCTTCAAAAAAGATAGAAAGGTGTTTGCCTGCAGAGATTAAGTTCGGCCCTGGATGGGTTGGAGAAAATGATGTCACACCGCTGAAGCCCATAATACTTCCTTCAACTCCTCAGAGTCTGCCGTCTTCTGTACGTCCCTTCTCCATTGCTGAAAATTCTTGTTCTGCTACCAAACCTACTATGATTGAATCAAAAGGAGATAAATTAACAGAGAAACCTGAAGTGCAGAATTATTCAGAGAAGCATGTACCTCCAACACTCGCACCCTTGGATAGCCATTTAAGAAAGACTGACCCTGCATCTGCCATCAACTCTTCATCCCTCTTTGTTGCCAATCGATTGTCATCATCAGAGCCTTACACTGAAAAATCAGAAGTGGTTGATGGATCAAACTCCCATACTGGATTTAACAGACTGAACAGCAGTGTGGGAACAATCGATACAAGGCCTCCCATTCAGATTCATCAGAGCCCTTCAATTCATCCTGGAATGAATGGACTTAATGGCACATGTGGGTTTAACCTCCCAGCTCAGATGGGGAAACTAATTGAGGCTGCCAAGTCTGGTGAACTGAGTTTTCAGCCATCTCAGATGCTTGATAGGGTCTCTAGAATTAATACTAACTTTGTCCATCCAACGACTCCAAACAAGTTGAACTCAGAAGATCCCAAGTTAGCAGATAGTTCAAAGACAATAAATCATGGCAGATCAATGCCAAATTCAGAAAGCCATGCATCAATAACATCGACACCAGGGCATCATCGCCCAGCATGGCAGGGGCTATCACCTCATCCAAAACCAGATTCCGGTTTGTCACCACAACAAAAGTCAGATTCAGTCCCACCTGACCTAAATGTCAGGTTTCATTCTCCAGGATCCCCTAGTTCTAGCAGAGTAGATTCAAAGCAGCCAGATTTAGCATTGCAGCtgtga
- the LOC123226890 gene encoding protein EXORDIUM-like 5 translates to MSPLYPFYFFFLALTFTCFALLLASAEQQQQQQMQTFSTKHPEYINPKLPPRALSSSKKFEGSSDLVNLRYHMGPVLSSSPINVFLIWYGRWANSQKLLIRDFILSISSTGPSTKKAARSSISPSVSQWWQTVSLYTDQTGANVSRTILIAGEYTDHAYSHGNHLTRLSVQQVIASAVKSAPFPVDHRNGIYLILTAPDVTMQDFCRAVCGFHYFTFPSMVGYTLPHAWIGNSAKQCPEVCAYPFALPGYMGGSGLQALKPPNGDVGVDGMISVIAHELAELSTNPLVNAWYAGEDPTAPTEIGDLCEGLYGTGGGGGYIGQVMKDREERTFNMNGRRGRKFLVQWIWSPVLKACAGPNALA, encoded by the coding sequence ATGTCGCCACTGTACCCGTTCTACTTCTTCTTCCTCGCTTTAACATTCACTTGTTTTGCTTTACTTTTAGCTTCAGctgaacaacaacaacaacagcaaaTGCAAACATTTTCTACAAAACACCCTGAATATATCAACCCAAAGCTCCCTCCAAGAGCTCTCTCTTCCTCGAAAAAATTTGAAGGCTCCTCAGATTTAGTTAACCTCCGCTACCATATGGGCCCTGTACTCTCTTCTTCTCCGATAAACGTCTTCCTCATTTGGTACGGCAGGTGGGCGAATTCCCAGAAACTCCTAATCAGAGATTTTATTCTCTCTATTTCCTCCACCGGCCCATCAACCAAAAAGGCTGCCAGATCTTCCATCAGTCCCTCCGTCTCCCAGTGGTGGCAAACTGTCTCTCTTTATACCGACCAAACCGGCGCCAACGTCTCCAGAACCATCCTCATTGCCGGCGAATACACCGACCATGCTTACTCTCACGGCAACCACCTCACGAGACTGTCCGTACAGCAGGTGATAGCCTCGGCGGTAAAGTCGGCGCCTTTTCCCGTCGACCACAGGAACGGAATCTACCTAATACTGACGGCGCCGGACGTTACAATGCAAGATTTTTGCAGAGCCGTTTGCGGGTTCCATTACTTCACCTTTCCGTCGATGGTGGGCTACACATTACCGCATGCCTGGATCGGCAATTCCGCCAAGCAATGCCCGGAAGTTTGCGCGTACCCTTTTGCGCTGCCGGGCTACATGGGCGGAAGTGGGCTGCAGGCGTTGAAGCCGCCAAACGGTGACGTAGGAGTAGACGGAATGATAAGCGTAATAGCTCACGAGCTCGCTGAGCTATCGACGAATCCGCTGGTGAATGCGTGGTACGCGGGGGAAGATCCGACGGCTCCAACGGAGATAGGAGACTTATGTGAAGGGCTGTACGGGACAGGTGGCGGTGGAGGGTATATTGGTCAAGTGATGAAAGACAGAGAAGAAAGAACTTTCAATATGAATGGAAGGAGAGGGAGGAAGTTCCTGGTTCAGTGGATTTGGAGTCCTGTGTTGAAGGCTTGTGCTGGTCCTAATGCCCTCGCTTAG